The Terriglobales bacterium genome includes a window with the following:
- a CDS encoding HlyD family efflux transporter periplasmic adaptor subunit, which yields MDIQRPSNAAAKRKRRIIFSALAILFIAGVTLGLSRLKPAAPSVERSTIWTDTVKRGPMLRQVRGLGTLVPVDIRSISSLTDATVERRRILPGTQVKADTIIMDLSNPQTEQEAVDAELQLKAAEADYKNIEVKVQSDLMTQRANAATVGADYTDAKTKAEIDRELCKLGVISGQACKSSQTHAEELSTRDQIEKERVAINTKSVASQLAVQQAKIDELKALYQLKIKQLDSLHVRAGIDGVLTEVPVVEGQRVTAGTNVAKVVQPNHLKAELKIAETQSKDITFGQPASVDTHNGVIQGSVMRIDPAVINGTVTVDVKLEGQLPSGARPDLSVDGTIDLDRLANVQFVGRPAFGQENSTVSMFKLDPDGKGATRVTVKLGRSSVNAVELLGGLSDGDQVILSDMSRWDNVDRIRLE from the coding sequence CGCGGCTGAAGCCAGCCGCTCCAAGCGTTGAGCGCTCCACTATTTGGACCGATACCGTCAAGCGCGGTCCGATGTTGCGGCAAGTTAGAGGTCTTGGAACGCTCGTTCCGGTTGATATTCGCTCAATTTCTTCTCTTACAGACGCCACTGTTGAGCGCCGTCGTATCCTTCCCGGCACTCAGGTTAAAGCGGACACCATCATCATGGATCTCAGCAACCCACAAACCGAGCAGGAAGCGGTGGATGCCGAACTCCAGTTAAAGGCCGCGGAAGCCGACTACAAGAATATCGAAGTAAAGGTCCAAAGTGACCTAATGACCCAGCGCGCCAATGCAGCAACGGTCGGCGCCGATTACACCGATGCCAAGACCAAGGCGGAAATCGATCGGGAACTGTGCAAGTTAGGGGTCATTTCCGGCCAAGCGTGCAAGAGCTCGCAGACGCATGCCGAAGAACTTTCCACAAGAGATCAAATCGAAAAAGAAAGAGTTGCTATCAATACCAAATCTGTAGCGTCTCAATTGGCGGTGCAACAGGCAAAGATCGACGAGTTGAAGGCGCTCTATCAGCTCAAGATCAAACAACTCGACTCATTGCATGTGCGCGCGGGCATCGATGGGGTGCTAACGGAAGTTCCGGTAGTGGAGGGACAGCGTGTCACGGCGGGCACAAATGTTGCGAAGGTCGTGCAGCCGAACCACCTGAAAGCTGAGCTGAAGATCGCTGAGACGCAGTCGAAAGACATCACCTTCGGTCAGCCGGCATCCGTGGATACACACAACGGAGTAATTCAGGGAAGCGTAATGCGCATCGATCCGGCCGTGATTAACGGTACGGTCACGGTTGACGTGAAGCTGGAAGGACAACTGCCTTCAGGCGCCCGCCCAGATTTGAGCGTCGATGGAACCATCGATCTTGATCGGCTGGCGAACGTTCAATTCGTCGGACGCCCCGCATTCGGTCAGGAGAACAGCACAGTAAGCATGTTCAAGCTCGATCCGGATGGCAAAGGGGCAACGCGTGTGACGGTGAAGCTAGGACGCAGTTCAGTGAACGCAGTTGAGCTTCTCGGTGGACTGAGCGATGGCGACCAGGTAATCCTGTCCGACATGTCGCGCTGGGACAACGTTGATCGCATTCGGTTGGAGTAA
- a CDS encoding ABC transporter ATP-binding protein: MASNGRPLITLENVTKIFYTDEVETHALSGIHLEIREGEYVSMAGPSGCGKSTLLSIIGLLDTPTDGTYVLNSKTVQSLDFADRARIRNQEIGFIFQSFNLIGDLTVYENVELPLTYRKMGAAERKERVHGALEKVGMSHRMRHYPSQLSGGQQQRVAVARALAGKPSILLADEPTGNLDSRNGEAVMELLQQLHREGATICMVTHDERFARHAERTIHLFDGKVVEESVGVA; this comes from the coding sequence ATGGCATCGAACGGCAGGCCGTTAATCACCCTGGAGAACGTAACCAAGATCTTCTACACCGATGAAGTAGAGACGCACGCGCTCTCCGGCATCCATCTCGAGATCCGCGAAGGCGAGTACGTTTCGATGGCGGGCCCGTCCGGTTGCGGAAAGTCGACGCTGCTGTCGATTATCGGCCTGCTCGATACTCCTACTGACGGAACTTACGTCCTCAACAGCAAGACGGTGCAGAGCCTCGACTTCGCCGATCGTGCTCGCATTCGCAACCAGGAGATCGGATTCATCTTCCAGAGCTTCAACCTTATCGGCGACCTCACTGTGTACGAGAACGTCGAGCTGCCGCTCACCTACCGCAAGATGGGCGCGGCGGAGCGTAAAGAACGCGTTCACGGCGCGCTGGAGAAGGTAGGAATGTCGCACCGTATGCGGCACTATCCATCGCAACTCTCCGGCGGTCAACAACAGCGCGTCGCGGTAGCGCGTGCGCTGGCGGGCAAGCCGTCGATCCTGCTGGCGGACGAGCCTACCGGAAACCTCGATTCCCGAAATGGTGAGGCCGTTATGGAACTGCTCCAACAGCTCCATCGCGAAGGGGCAACCATCTGCATGGTGACCCACGACGAGCGTTTCGCCCGCCATGCTGAGCGCACGATTCATCTGTTCGACGGCAAGGTCGTCGAGGAAAGCGTCGGCGTAGCTTAA